Genomic segment of Catharus ustulatus isolate bCatUst1 chromosome 3, bCatUst1.pri.v2, whole genome shotgun sequence:
ACTGTGACTGATTTACATAAGTGCTAAAGCCTGCATAAGGGAAGTGATGGAAATGCGGGTTGGGGGAGCACAGGGCTTCCTTTCTTGGTGCTGTGTGGCCTGATGTTCATTCAAAGTGAGTGTGTAATCCTGTCTTCCTTGTCTGGCACATGTCCTTTTTCTGTAGCAGTTCCCTGATGTGGTCTGTTCATGTGTTTGCATGCATTTGATGAAAATACTGTAcatatattttttgtattttccaattttattaGCTGGAATGAAACCTCCCAGAATTTCTCCATTCAAAAGCCACTCAGTATTGCAGTAAATACAAGTTAGTTCTTAAATATCAAGGAAAACCACTGAAGGTGATAACTAGAAAACTTGAAAATGGTGCAGTGGGTAAATAACTTCCAGACGTTTATAACTAGTGTTAAGAGTTTCTTTGTTGAGCACTGTTGGAATTTTATGTCAGTCTTTTGCGTTGAATGGGGTAAGGCTGAAGGGCCCTTGAGAAGAGTATTTGCAGTAGCAGGTTACTGTGTGCTCAAAAGTAATTCAATGAGGTAGAAATAAGGTCATTTTAGTGAATATTTGATTAACAAattcctcacccttttctgaATGTTACTTTGAGCTCTTGTCTGAGGCCTGTGATAACTTTTTACAGATATGTGGAGAGGGACAAAGTGTCTCTGTGACTATGATTTTAATAGTCACATTTTTCACTACTAGAAATTGGGGGCAGCAGGGTAGAAACAGCAAGAGATTCCTCTGCATGGTTCTTAACTGCTGCTTTGGTGCAGCTATGAGTGGTCAATGTTATATCAATAGTTGCCTTTGTGTTAGACCTCTCATTTTAGAATATTGTTTGTTTAAATACTGCTCTTGCCTAGCATGAAAAACTTGGAAGTTAATCCTTCTTGAGCAGGagattggactagatgacctccaAAAGTCCCTTCAAAGATAAATCTCTGTTCAGGAGTGTATTAGTGACTAAGTACTAAGCAAGTGGTGATGTTCTGCCTGTCCAGGGTATTTTGGAGTACACTCCTGCCTGTATCAGTTGGGCAGTACTGATGGTAGACTTCTGGAAATTCCTACAGGTTTTCCTGTCCTTGAAGGTTATGGGATTACTCTTCCCACACATTTGTGAGCACTGAAACCTGGTGACCTGCGGAGAGCCACCTTCAGAAGCAAACTTGGATCATATGCATTCCCTGTGTCTAAGTGCAGCGTCCTCTGAGCCTTTTTAAGGCTCACTGGTGTGAGGTAACctctgctgggaaggagaagtgtactgagggcactggggctgATGGCTGTCATTGATTTATAGCAGCTCTTCAATTTTGGCACCAGCTCGGAGTGTTCATGTGGCAGCACCAAGTGTGGCAGAGTGAATGGCTTCTGTGCCCTTCAGAGTTTAGTTGTTTAGTAATTAGCAACTCCACAGGGGGAAACTGAGGGCAGGAGAGATAAGTTCACAGCCACAGAGGGATCAAATTGGAACTGGGTCTGGTTGAGGAGCACCCGGAGACAGACCCAGACTATTGGCTCTTTCTTTCTAGAAAGGAAACTAGCATGTTACAATACCTAAAGTTGTGATTCACTCCTTGTGAACACGCACCCTTGAATGCTGTTCTTCATGCCATAGATGCattcttcttttccctccaCCCTGAACCCTCCTGCTAATTGGAAGCATCCCCCCTGTTTACTCAGTTGCTAACAGGATGCTTCATACCAAATAATCAATCATGCAAAATTTTTTAACTTGTGACACATCTTAATGTGCTGAGGAACAATTCTTAGCTAAGAAGGGGGTACTGAGTcatctggaaaaataaacagtcCTTGGACACTTAATGCTGTTGATGCTTCCGCTGGTCGTTTTGTAACTTCAAACCTTCACTGCTGCCACGGGGTAGAAACAAACAGTGACTTCTCCCAGTGAGTGACTTCAGAGATGAGGCAGCATTTTAGCCCATTTCAGATGTGCTTTAAGCACATCTGGCTGTGCTGGTCTTGATGCTGCTGTCCCTCTgacagcaggcagagcctgtgCCTGCCTTGTCATGCACCCACAGACCTCTCCAGTTAGTCTTGTATAATGGTGAGGATGAGCAGACACACCTTGTCCAGCCACCAAGGCTACCATGCCTGCTAGGAAATAGAGATGGGGGTGACAGTGGTATCTGAACTCCCCAAGAAGTGTCCCTGAAAGATAATAGAGAGGCCAACTTGCTGctgcttgtttgggttttgtagAGGGATCCAAAGTCTCATTGTGATTCTGGAGGAAATAGGAGCATTATTACCCACCAAGTTTGAATTTCACATGGGGAGACAGCACACCCACAGGCAGACAGTAGGCTTAAAGCAAGTCAGCATAGTTGAACTTGCTTAGAAATCTGAGCAACAGCAAGGCCAGGTGTTGGACTTTGattgccagcagcactgcaaatgCAACGGGGCCTTGCTGTCATTAGGATCACACAGCTAGGTAAGGCGATGTGGCATAAACAGCCTGTATGGAGTCTCATTTCAGTGCAGGCAAGCCCTCGACTCATTTGGTGATCATCTACCCCACAGAAAAGTGGTGggggttatttttgtttgttttgtgtaaaTAAATATAAGCTTTGGCTCTTGCTGTTCTCTTCCAAGCCTGCATGTATGACAGAGTTAGTTGGCCACCTGTACTTTGCTCAGATAGCACCACTCAAAACTGCTGTGGTGCACATATCCTGTGCTTCTCACTGTGCTCTCGGGTAACGCTTGCTCTGTAAAACAACTGCAAACCCTAAAACTTACACATGTTCCCAAGTAAGCAAACACATCGGAGAAGAAAAGTAATAAAAGAGAGAGTAAAGATTTAGGCTGGACTTTACTTGGTTGTAATAAAAGCTATAAAATTGTCTGACAGAAGGCTCTgtgggtatttttttctccctagaGAAGTTAACTCGGCTTcgtttttaaaataaaagtttaaaaaatggcTTTACAATGTATTGCTGTATTTTGGCCCAAAACTCATCAGAACTGTCAGAGAGAGAGATGAGGTCAATGGATTTTTAGCGTTTGCTTTAGAAAGGAGAGAAGCAGAGCACGTGTTGGTTACACTGCCAAGGTCACAGCAAGCAGTATCACATGGTAGAAGTTGCGGTCAGGTGGAAAGTCTTAGCTGTACCTGAGCTGGCCTGAAAGAGGAATGGGTCTAAGTGTGTGTTGTTTCCTCCCTTCACTTGGATCTGCCGGCATAACCACCTGGGTCATCGCTCCCTAATGATGTTTGGGAAAGTGATCTGGGTTCAGATAAGCCTTTGTGACTATGCCTGCAAGCCGGTCCCCGTCAGTCTGACAGAATGAGGTTAGGGAGCCGCCATAGACGTGGGCAGGGAAGAGGGTGTGGCTCTCAGTTGAGGTTACCCTTGTAACCCATCTCTGCTGCATCAGGGTGGTGTGCAGTgtacagcagcactgagcagcactgtAAAGGTACAGGGAACGCTTTTCTCTGGGCAGACTGGAAGCAGCGCAACTGTGGTCTCTAAACAGGCTGCTTAACACCTTTGTATGCTAAGAGAGATCATGCCCTCACCAACGGAGCTCTGACTTGTTTCTTGTCTGGCAAATTGTTTCCTGAATCTGTGATGCCAGTCTGTAGGTGAATTGGccttttgcttggttttgtggGTAACCTTGGTAGCTTTTATAAGTAACCATGATGGCTTTTACTGTGCACTGCAGCCTCTAAACCAGTTCACATCTGAAATTCTCAAACCTTCTTCTTGTTATGTGATTCACAGTGCATGCAGAAGGGCCCTTACCTCAGTGTGTAGGAAACTGCAATGCAGTGATGCTGAATCCAGCTTTGTAGTCAATGTGTCTGAATTACATTGCCTCCTGAATTCAGGCGGGGGTTGTAGATCTGCTTATAGTGTGCTGCAGATGTTGCTACCATTCTGTGTCCTGTAGATTGCAGCATCTAAATAGGTGCTGAGGCCCTAGCATGTGATTCATGTGagggaaagaaagcaaaccaAATTCTGTCAATTTTCCAGAGTTAataattcttttgtttcttatGCAGCGTTGGCTACCAAATGGCTCTCTTCAATAGACGATTTGGTTTGTCTTTAACCCATCTAAGCAGTGCTGTGATCCAACGACAGTTCAGGTAACtttcaaattttgcttttgttttcttcagaatgTTTCATGATTGAAAGAGATGCTGCTAAGTAGAATCAAGAATAAGATACAGTATTTgtaattcaaaaggaaaatgtaataaaataaaattcgCACAGTTGTCCTTTAATAGGTTGAAAAGTGAGACCAGGCATTCCACTTGCAGGTTCCTGGCAGTCTGAGCTTTGCATTTTCATGTGTGCAAGGAGGCTTTTAAGCCTTTGACAGCAATACATGGGCCTGCAACTCGAAGTTGAAAGTGTCTGTTTCTCATACAAGTGCAAAAAACCTAACAGTGAGCCCCTGCTTTATCATTTAAgttatttagaataaaaataatataaaaatacttctcACACTTTAGCAGTGTCTATTTTGTtatgtttcttttgtttcttgttcCAGGCTGTAGGCATTTAAAGTTTCAAATTCATGGACTTCATATTTTGCAATGCCTTGTGCAAAACTTAATCCCACAATACACTCTGCCAATTTGGGGAATCTCTATAACTCTTTGAAGGGTCAGGGCTTCACTTTAAAGGATGAGAATAGTCATTCCCAGGACTGTGGTCTAGAGGGGGGATTAAGACAATGCTCAGGGCTAGGTAAGGAGATGTGGCATAAACACAGCCACGTGTGATAGTCCTATTTCAAGGAGGTATCCAGGTCTTTCTGGCTTTCTCTGTAAGTGGGCTGTATAGGAGCATTGGCCAGTTTacatttaaagcaaatataAGTGACAATGACAGGGAGGTGAAGTCCAGTCCATAGAGGCGAACAGGACTTCAAAAAACTTAATGGGGAGACCTTTTCTTTGTGAggtcttttctttcctttcctccaagACTGTGGcagaaatgaagagaaaagggaaagaaaaagttctCCCAGTGCAGTTATTCTTGTCTAGTGGTTCCTGGACAGTCACATTTATATCTATTTGCTACTGCTGTGTTGTACACTTGGTCCCACCGAggttttccctgctccttcccgTGACAgcacttttctgttttcagcctCCTCCCTTCTGCTTTCCCTGTTGGGCAGCCATAGGTtgtgggcagaggagagaaagtGTGGTGTGCTGCAGtccatgggatggggtgggatgggagagggTGGCTGCTTGCAGAAGTTAGTGACTtctgagagagagaagaaagctCAAGTAGGCctctgctgtgggaagcagaTCTTGAAAGGCAGTGCTTGACCTCTGGAGCAGTTGGACTAATGCAGACTGACTCCACTGGCCTTCTTTACTATGTCTAAAAATACCTGCTTCAACTGATGTCCATCCACACCACATTTGGTGTGCATGCTGATCTTTTAGGTAGCTTTGCAAATACAGACCCTTCCTCTTCAAGAAGGGATGATGGTCCCTGTTTACTTCACATGCTTCTGCTCTAAAAACAAGATGAATGGCTAGGTTGCATCCATACGTTATCTCTGAGTAGTTCAGCTGGCAGCAGGTTGccattcctgcagccctggccagcatGTTTCTAGTACCTCACTGCAAAGCAGTTGTTTAGCAGCAGAGAGgatcttcctgcttttccaatGGTCTGTGTTTGGGTGTCCTTTGAAGACAAGCAACAAATCACTTGAGTTTGAGCTCCCTGAATAAAAGAATAATGGTTTCTGTAAGGGAGCATGTTCCTGCTGTTCCCAAGTATAATCAGACTCAGACATAAGAAATTAGTATTGTACAGTTTACTTATGTTGTTTCTTACTCCCACAAAGCAAGCATACAGAAGAGACTGTGTCTCTCTGGATTCCTTCCACACAGGGAAGGTGGTGATCTCTTAGATTCTGTTTGGaaccacagccacagcagcacctcagagATCTTACTGAGGGCAAAATAAGCTGTGAGACTCAGACTTCAGTGAAGGGAAGGTTGGTCATAAAAGTCCTTAGTACTGGGGGCTAGGTGCAAGATTGGAAGAGCCTGACTTGAGTCTTAGCTTCCTGCAGGCTGTTTGAAACAGAAGTGAGCACAGTTTTTTTGCTCACAGATTGAAGCTGGATCATCTGCAGTTGCTAAAAAGCCCATGATATGCAAGCCACTCTTCACGCAATCTTTTAGTTGTGTTTCAGAGTAGAAAGGTCGTTTTGTATTTGACATTTACTAAAGAGTGTGCAAAGCCCAAAGTAGCATCTGGCTTTCAAAGGGCACACTGAAGGCAGTCAGTGTGTCACCCATATGGTATATATTTGTTGCTGGCGCCTTCTGAGTGGCTTGTGTAATTACAAGATTCTGTGCTGGGTTTGCCTTTGCTCCCCGAGGATTATTGAGGAGATCTGTCTCTCATTCTCTCCTGTCTTTTGGTAGCATCACTGGAGCATGCCAAGCGATACAGAAACTAACCCGTGTGCGAGTGGTGGACAACAGCACCTTGGGGAACACACCATACCACCGGCCACCAAAATGTATCCATGTGTACAACAAGACTGGAGTTGGCAAAGTTGGAGATAAGATCCTTCTGGCtatcaaaggagaaaagaagaaggCTTTAATTGTAGGGCACAAGATGCCTGGCCCCACCATGACGCCTAGATTTGATTCCAACAATGTGGTACTCATAGAAGATAATGGAAATCCAATAGGGACTAGAATAAAAACACCAATACCCTATACACTGCGAAGAAGAGAAGGCGAGTTCTCCAAAGTATTGGCCATTGCCCGCAACTTTGTATGAATGCTAAGAGAGGTCTTCAGCAATCCTTTCATACAGTAGCTGTTCCTTGGTCCTTTTCCAGAAATTGGTGAAACATGAAAAAGCTGATGTTCATCAAGAATCTCTCCTCCCTTTTAAGAATTTCAAGCAACTAATGTAAATATTGaaatagtttctttttctccaaaagaaggttaatttatttcacagaacATCTGCAGTATGTTTGGGAAATCATCCTTCACCCTTACTCCTCCTGTGGTGTTAATCTGGTCTTTCATCATTAAAATGAGAACATGAAAATCCTTGACGTGTATTGCTTATGCTCTCTTTTCCCCtatttctgcctttcccagTTCCCCAGGAGCAAGATTCAATCCCTGGAGCAGTGATACTGGGGGCCTACAAAATGTATTCACAAGTATAGAGTAGGAGAGATAGATAATGAACTATGGCTGCTTTGGGCACATTCAATAAAAAGACTAGTTTCTGTCTTTGACTAAGAGAAATATTTAGGAACAATTAGAATCAGGAGGGCATGGTGGCCTGCAACATCAGTGGTGTGTGCTTGAAGAGGGCATACCAGAGACTGGGAAGCAGAAGTAGGAAGGGGTGCTGAAGGGGGAGCCAGAGGGTGAGCTGAGATGCAGCCTGTGCTCTCCACCTCACCAACCCCTGAAAATTGTGTTCTCAGATTAATGCAAGGGCTGGGTTCAGATTGAAAGGTCCACAGAAAGAAACTTCCTTTTGGACTGCTTCTCGGGACCATTGTCAGACATCTTCGGTCGGCTGTTGGGGAGGCTGGCTGTTACCCAGTTTCCCAAGCTTAGGCATAGCAGTGGGCAAATGCTACTCTTGCTTTCAGGAATTGTTGGGATCAAGGAGCCCCAAAGAGCTGCTTTTCTatggagctgagcagagaaaCTTGCTCATGGCTGATGAAGGGACGTCAGTGCAGAGCATTCCCagacatggcagtgctgggaaagaCGGTGCAGGGGGTGCAATCAGCAGGAGTTAGGCCAATACCTCAGTGGTCGCTCGCTGCTCTTTGCCCTGCTGCCTCTTCCTGTCATTCTGGGAAAGCTCCTTACTTTGGCTCTCCATTGCCTCAGTGTGAAGATCTAAAGAATGCAGTGCTGAGCTATTGCACATTTCAGTTACTCCTTGCAGATGTATCTGCCCCATGGTCCCAACTGTGAAATCCACATTGTCCCTGGAAAAAGTGAGCCCTGGATCCCCTCAAACTCCATTACTCCAGGTAACACACAAAAGATTACACTATAGGTTTAATTTCAGTATTAACCTTTAAGTAAAGGCACTGTCCCACTTGTCCCACTAAGAAAAACTTCTCTGTGAACTCAGTTCTGGTGGGAAAGCAGAAtcatctgctgctggcagcatgtTTGTTTGCTGTTGTCCAAGGGCTGGGGAACGTTTGGTCTGCTCCAAGTCCACTGTGCCCCATGGGCATTGCCTTTAAGCCCTGGGCTTGCCTCCTCCATAGGTGTCTGCCCaatggcacagcagcagagcagatgcTTGCCTGGTTGAAGTCAGTGTTTCCAGTCAATCTGAGTGCAGTCAACTTCCAGGAGGAACTCTGTGTGCTCGGAAATGTTTATACTGTTTTTCTAAGTGGGACAGTAAGCAAACTGCGTGGCAGTCACAGCGATAAGTGTGACTGGCCTCCCTCCCTTGGGTGGGGTTTACTTCGGTGTCACAAGGGCACTAAGCCTGGCTCTCTGACATTGTCCATTGCCTTTTTTTCGTGGTTAGATTTGTTTCTGGATCatatttggagaagaaaaaaggtatatgcttttatgcatttttatggAAAGTGTTTATGCCGCTCAATTGCTCTGTGgtcttgctttttaaaacctGCAACTTTTGAAATTCCTCCAACCCTGATAAACACATAAACAAATacttttacaattttttaataaatcataAGCCAGTTGACAGGTCTCTCCCAGCCTTCCTGCAGACAGGAGCTCAGTCTTCCTTAATATAAGTGCTTTTGAGAACAGAAGAGGAAGATGCCTTCCACTAACAGAGTGCTGGAGAACAGAGTTTGAAATAGTACTTGTATGGggtattttgtttctgtgcacAGTCTGCGGGTAGAGCTGAAGCAGGGTTCACCCCAGCTGAATACCTCATTCCTGCCTAGCTTGGTTTATAACTTGTCTGAAGGGACAATTTA
This window contains:
- the MRPL14 gene encoding 39S ribosomal protein L14, mitochondrial; translation: MALFNRRFGLSLTHLSSAVIQRQFSITGACQAIQKLTRVRVVDNSTLGNTPYHRPPKCIHVYNKTGVGKVGDKILLAIKGEKKKALIVGHKMPGPTMTPRFDSNNVVLIEDNGNPIGTRIKTPIPYTLRRREGEFSKVLAIARNFV